DNA from Musa acuminata AAA Group cultivar baxijiao chromosome BXJ1-5, Cavendish_Baxijiao_AAA, whole genome shotgun sequence:
ttcacttgatgtgtcaaatattgaaaggcatgcacttattacaactcaaaagaatgagtctagtttatgacatttaagatatgaacaccttaacattaaaggtttaaggttgttaagtcaaaaaggaatggttttcggattgcctaagattaatatacttgatgtatgtgaaggatgtatttatggcaaacaaagtaaaaaatcatttcctattggaaaagcatggagaacaTCTAATTgttttgaattaattcatgctgacttatatggatctatgaatacaaaatcatttagtggaattcaatattttttattgtttacaaaTGATTATAGTcgtatgagttgggtatattttttgaaattgaaatctgaaacatttgataattttcgaaagtttaaggcacttatagaaaggcaaagtggtagatatataaagacatttcggacagatagaggtgttgaatttttatctaatgagtttaattccttttgtgaagaaaatggtatttacagagaattgacagcaccatatacacccgtagctgtaacatctcattagtcctacatcagaagtgggcaatgtgtatgattagcttatataggtctgatgagtatactacgtaaactctcgcttaagcattttggtccgtggttgaaggaccaaaatggaattattggccaattggctcatcagactcgggtcgtgatatttggtatcaaagtcgacctagcatttgggcagggtgagagggctcgagtaggaaagggctacccgtggatggagtcgagaactcatcagggCGTGAAGcgccttgacgaggatgtcaagctaattaagttggggatattgtaacatcccattagtcccacatcggaagtggacaatgtgtatgattatttgttgaatatttcaccaataaaggctgttatgaatcgaactcttTTTGATGCTTGGTATGGTataaaaccaagtgttagacatctaagaatttttagttgtattgcttatgctttggtgaattcacaaaatcatcacaagagaccaataaaggtggaacacaaatgTAGATTCCAACAtaactagacactccgcagaatcaagtgatAGATCTTGCTCCAACAAGTTCaccgtcaacctcacccaatagcagttcaaattttgattcctcagatgaaacctctccaagaaatttcagatcattgatagaaatttataactcaacatttgctttatttatttcagatccaacaacttttgaggaagctCTTAAAAAAGAGGtatgaagaaaagcaatgaaggaggaaatcaagtcaattgagaagaatgaaacttgagagctaatggatctaccgaaagaaaagaaatctattggattaaaatggatattcaaaacaaagtttaaatacaaattatttagtttcactgatagtgattgtgcaggagctttagatgatcgaaaaagtacttcaggcaagtggagccataacaatgaagtattatggaacggATGAACAAATTGCGAATATCTTCACCAAATCGCATCCAGTTCGAAAGtatgtttattttatgtcgcaaattggtgtatgcaaatatgaatcaagggggagtgttgagatttgcttcatagttatctatctagatagttaacatgatctagtagttacaggatgatttcaataaccacctcaatcatgatctagtaattATAGGGTGGTttcttcatagttatctatctagatagttatcatgatttagtggttacaggatgatttcaataaccacctcaatcatgatttAGTAATCATAGGGTGGTTTTAATAACTAtctcaatctagtagttataggatggTTGTCACTAGGTCTTATAAAACCATAGGTCTTATAaaaccatagttcatgaagtaagaAATATAGAGAgtatgtgcatttggtatctcgtAAGTGTTCTTATTAATCCTCctgtttttaaatactacatcaattttcttgagtcgaaatgattctttttactcgtatcatagtattatatttttttcttgctcCTCCATCTCCAACAAAAGTCTCATTGAATTCAGTTTTTCAGATCCCTTTTGGAGAAACTCAAAGAGTCATTGAAGGACAACAACTGCATATATACGCTGGACTTGAAGGATCATGCATATTTTCTTCATCACTCTGGTTCCTGTACCAGATCAAGCTATGGGCAAGATCAATGATTTGTCTTGCTCCAACTCAGGCAAAATTGTTTGATGTATGTCCTTCATGTGCTACATCCTTTGATCTTTTACAGCTATCTTCTTATTGTCCGTTCATGGTGGAGGTGACAGACATTGAGAAAGAGCTAGTCTTGTCCTTGCAAAGGTGGTCCTGTTCTGCTCCTGTGTTTCAATCCAGATCAAGATGTTTTGTGATGGGGGTGCCAAAGTTTTTGTAGTGTTCAATGCTTGCTCTCAGACTTGTTTTGAGCTGGGAGACGAGGTGAATTCTGATCAACCACTTTGTGTCTGTAGATCAGTAGATTACTTTACCTGAAATCACAGCTGAATAACTCAGCTGCATTCACCATTGTTTTGCAGTCTCTTATCAATCTGTTGCattcataatgcattacaatgaCATAACATATATAGATTAACTTTGGATATTGTTCTCTACACAAGCAGACTCCAAATTGTTGGGATTTTGCTGGTACTTTGCTTGAGAGTAGTCCTGAGTACTTTGCTTGATGTCTTAAGAGCTTCGATGGCAGCTATGTCCTATGACTCAGTTTTGGGTGACTAATATATCATGGTAGTGACAGCAAAAGGTTTTCTGCATCAACTATTCTCAATGCTCTTGTGTTTGTTACTTACCAATTGTTCCCCTTTAATTCCAACCAGTGATTCAGTCATGGTAAATGTACTATGTACTCATGGAGGAAAAGCCAATCCTGtagaatacatacatacatacatacatacatacatatatatatatatatatatatatatatatatatatatatatctgtgttgGAGGATGATTGTAATATTCCAATCTGATTAACCACACATCTGTCATAATCTGAGTCTTTGAATAGTATATGAGCTATATAATACATCCTGCAGTTATAGTAGCAACAACATGATAGCAGCTGAGAGCTGACTGAGCATTCCAAGGAATCTCTGCACAAATGAATATGATAGCAACAACATGAAACCATATCTGCACATGAATATGTAAAGGTGGATCTCAGTGCACACACAAAGCCATGGCATGTGTTTCTACAGAATTAGTTTAGAATTAACATCAACTTGCAGACAAGTTCAATCTTACAACACTGAATAGATCTTGGGATGCACTCACAGTAGCAGCTCATTACAGATGACAAAAGATGCTTTAGCAGACTGAGACACAAAGAAGAACAAGGCAGCAGGGAATCATTCCTCCATCATTTGAAGCTGCTCCTAAAAGCTTAAACAAGAGACTGAAACTTCCAAGAGGGCTTCCCCCACAAGCACCCACTAAACAGTGGATTCCTTCTTTTAATCAGATGGAAGCAAAGTCCAGAATCTAAGGGGACAAGTGGTCAAACAAAAGCATGGCAGACACAAGCTGATCAGTCTGATCTCCTACATAGCACTTCTCTTGATCTTTTTCCCAAGAAAGAAGAATAACAATTACCTTAATATAGTTGTTTCATGGTCTTCTCCTCATCATACTTCTTTACAGTTTACCACCTGATCTCTGATGGCTGCTCCATTCAAATTGTAGGCATATGAGaaattattcttttttctttttttaatctaaGATTATGGCCATATCAAACTACCAGTTTGATGGTGACAAATCCTCCCAAGCAGATGAGAGATACCAAGCTTTTCATTCATGGCCTGCTTATTTTCCTCCTTTTACTAGCAGaactatgatgacatgttacatgTGATTCAGCAGTTCTCTCATCGCTTTTATAGCTCAGGCATGCGGCATCCAGCACACCAATGGGGCTATCATTTTTGAGTGATATGCTATCATTTTTGAGTTCCCTGTTTCTCCTCAATTCCATATCTATAATCACTTGATAACATCTCAACACTTGATCCTGCAGCAAAAACCACACAGTTCATCAAGTTTAGGTGAAACATGAAACTATTTGACAAGAACAGTGCAGTTAATTATCTACCTTTGATACTTGGATGCAACCGGACACAGCTTTCTCAACATCCATGGTTTGTGTCTGTTCCAAAACCAACACTGTAATGGCTGCAGCAGTTTCGGAAGGCCTGAATTCTAGCAAATCACTCCCTGCACCTCAATAACCTCACTCTTAGCTACACAACTCTAATCTAGCTTTCCTGTTGTAACAAATATACATAGAATTTTAGAGCTTTCGGCAAGAAATCTACCTCTAATTGTGCTCAAAATGAGCTCCATCGATCGACAGATCGCCGCTTCAGTTGGCACACTGCCACCACTGAATTTGTTCAGGAAGAAGTCGATAAAAGAGAATGGAGTCACAGCTTGCATCCTCCATTTAAGTGTGCTCAGAACCAGAAGCTCCATTCTCCGTATAGTCCTAGCTTCAAATACATATTTTGCCTCGCCCACCTAATCAAAGAAAATACAGGAAAATTCACAAAAGGTTCGAAGAACATATCGGAGACTTCTGTTCTTGAAATGCTTCCTCACCTGCAAGTCCAGGCAGAGAGGGACATCGGTTTCCTCCATCTTCGCAGCCAATGATAAGCATGCCACGGATAATAGTTGTGTCATCCAAGCCTTGCCTTCCTGTAATTAAAACCAGAACAAATTGAAGTAAATAGATTAGATGAATCCATATTACAGCAGAAAAATGGCCTTGCAATTTCTCAAGGCATTCTAAGATAAAAGAGTCAAGGTAATGTGAAAGTTCTTACAGGAAGATCATAGGTAGACAGGAACCGATCCAAGTAGTTTACAGATAAATAGGCACTCAATGGTCCCAAATTATAATGCGCATGGACCTGTTCGATACATTACCAATGTCATTAGCCATAATGAAGATGACAAAGCTCAGAGGCAGAAAAAAGCCTTACACTATTACTATTAGCAAAACAAGTGAATGCAAAACCAAAAGAATTCAATTCCCAGAGCCAAACTATTGAATGCATGGACAAAACCAGaataaaaaaaggaaacataAGGTGACTCACAAAACCACATTTTTCATAGTTGTTAGAGCAAAATCTGACATATTGGTCAAATATCAAGAGCTCCTAAACACATTAAGAGTAAAAGAAATCACTTATATAAGCATACAAGTAGAGAATAAAACACAGAATAAACTTTTATATCATacaacaaaagaacataaaaatctCATTTTCAACCACAACTAAGCAAAAGGCAAAGAACCAGTATTATGTTGAGATGTAACGTCAAATAGCATCTGCAGTGGCCTAAGAACCCATCTACACTAATGGAAATAAAATAGAAGAGATTATAACAAGAAGAAAACTTGAGTAAAAATCTGTAGAAAACAAGAAGCCACCTTCAATATCCAATCAATGGCATCTCTCCTAATGGACAAGTCTAATGACCCGGAACGCAGCCTCTCGGCATAGTCCTCCCTCGGCATATGCGCGGTCTCCCTCTCGACCATGAAAGCCAAGCACTCGTCCGATTGGGGGGGAAAGCCCGTGGGGAAATCCCCATAAAAATCGCACCTTTTTTGTTGAGAAACACAACCACGGGTATGCTCCTCGTCCTCGTCGTTATCACCATCACCGTCATCAAAACCCAGGATGCAACTGTTGTCCTCAACGCAGAGGAGGGCAGAGGAAGCATAGTCATAGCTCGGAACCATTGCTGCTTGATATATCAAAAGGCAAGGATAATGGTGGGACTAAAGCTCAAGCTTTACGGTTGACACAAGGTCCTTGTTTTCCCTcctgcatcctcattcaaaggtgCCTCCTTTTTCATGGAGAAAACGATTTCAAAGTTGGTAGTGCTCTCTGGAGGGGGAGAGGCAGTGGAAGAGGACAGTAGGATGGAACCACTGTTGCATAGAGGAAAGGTTGGGGTTTTGTAAGGCCATTGTGTGAGGATAGCGAAATGACACCGAGAAAAATGTCTTGCAAAAAGagacaaaaaattaaaaaagatgGAGCGAAGTTGTTAAACAAAGAtggaattttgttttgttttggtcCACCGGGGTGTCCTTTTGGTTTTCATGTTGGTGATGGGGAGAATGTGGTTGATTTAATTGTGTATGATCCGTTTGTACAAAGACATGATAAATCTAGTTGAGGTTTTCTGGATCCAACACACTTGGGATGAGGACAAAAGCACGGGGCAGGATTTTTAGGAGCCATGGAGATAGCTGGATGGATTTGTAGTAAACCATCGGATTGCTTTGTCCAGAATGACCATATATAATGGACATGCCATTCCAAGCCACAAAAATTTGATGTTCTTGGAAGCTACATGTATTTTGGGGATGGTTTGAAGTGTATTCGGATTGGCGTAGGCATTACCATCCACTGCCTTCAAGGCATATCGCAGCAGGCAACAAGCTCACATAGATGGATGGATCAGAAAGGAAAGAGACCTTCCTAATgttggggggagggggggggggcttTCAAGGTAAGCTGAGGGTGTTCATGGAGAGAGACATGGCAAGAATTAACCAGTAGGAGCTGCAGTCAGGTCTCTGCTCTTCTCCTTCTCCCTGGGACTCGTGCAAACGCTACTTGCGTTGGTAGATGAAAGAGCTTTACTACCAATTTTACTTGTTGGAGAAATCTGCAAGTAAAacctcttcttctgaaacatataTACATGTCTTCTTTGGTGTTGTTGGTCTGGCAATATGACATCTCCTGCTCCTTGGAGGACCACACACTTCTGTAATAAAAGCTTTCAGGATTTGAGGACTGCACCAGAACATATATACATCTCTTCATAATCTTCACTACTTCTGTAACAAAAGCTTTCAGGATTTGAGGACTGCACCAGAACTACCTTGATTCTCGTCTTTGGTTGAGATCAGTACATGTGATAGAAGCAATTTGGCTCAAATAAATTCTAGTTAAAAGAGTCTGGATCTACCACCACAAGGATCATGCAAAGTGAGAGATTTAGGATTTGCAAGTAAAATATTGTATCATAGTTATCATGATCAAGTCTCATGGAAAAACTAATATAATTAGTTATTGATAGTATAAACCAATAGTTAGAACTGATAGATAATCATTACTATCGTAATATCGGATATTGAATTTTCTTATTAATGTACGACATTAATCTTATAAATCAATTGAATTTTCTTCTCATGTCCAATGCAAAATCCTCGAGATACTATCAAATATCTAAACCATCTAAGTAAAACATTTAAGCTCAATTTATGATAGTAGACACGTTTAGCTTTGTATGTCAAACATAACATTAACAAAGTTCCAGAGTAGCATTGTGAATTCTGAAACAGAGATGACAAGTCAATATTTTCCATGTTTGCTGAAAATGAATTCTATATGCCCACCAGAATTGAGACAACAATGTAATGCAATGGTAATGTAGCTGATCATGTCTGCTAAAAAAGGCAACTTAATCTCATTGACAAACTTGTGAGTGTGCTATTGGAAATTGCATTGGATTTTTCTGACAGTGTCACAAGGAAACCAACTTAAGGTAAGAAGAAGGTTTACAGACATAAGACTTCCATGCATTTGATGCATTAGCAGAGAGAGGTGGAGGTGTGAGACTATAAATTAAGGTGGAAGCTTCTGAAGCAATGGCTCCTTCCCTTGATGATGATGCAAAAGCTTTTATGCTTACTATTCTTTTGGATTTGTGTTTTATTTTAGttgattttttgaattattcTTTTGGGTAAAGGAGGGTTCCCTTGATGAGATAAAACCCTAACTCCATCAAGACTTCCATGAATGCCTACCAAGACATCAGACAATCTTCTGCAATTGATGCCAACATGAAGTGGACAGCCTCGAGAGCTGCTTGTTCATCAATCATCAGCCTTTGATTTGTGGTCCATCGATCTATATCGACTgtcgatttggcatccatcttcttcttttttttaccgCCTGCAACTCCCATGTCAGATCTCAATCAATGTTCTTCATTCTCGTTGTCCTTGATGGGTAGGATGAGATCATTTAATAAGGTTTGTCCAAGAAACATAATGTCCAATGATTAAAACAGTGGCCTACCTGATGCTATTCCACATCTCTTTCGAAGCATTTAGCTGTGCAAAACACTATGGATTCTAAAGACTTTCTTATTCTCCGTCATTTATATACGAGAGACCGAACTCATCTGGCGGACTACAGCTCGATTTGATCGTGTCATTTCCAGCATCAACCTCATCTTCTAAATGCCAATGCCACCATGTCCAGTGGTTCTTCAAGAACTACCGGCTGTAGGTTTTTGTCGCCGTCTCGCGTGGTAACGGAGAAGGCGAAAGAGATCTTCCTGCTCGAGTTGTTCCAGCAAGGAGCTGTGATTTGGCGGAGGGAGCAAACTGAGCCATGGGTCGTTTTCGGTACGTTCTTCGTTCCCATCTGTGCCTCAATAATTTTCTCACGAGCAAGATAGATTCAAAACCAGTTTCCCTATATTGTTGGATGCATTTCATCCTCTCAAGTCTTTCTTTGGATCACGAGACATGCGTACTCATAATCTTTGGTCCCCTCTGTCAGTATATACCCTATAAAGTTGCTAGAAATTAAAGGCCATCGCAGAAAGAGATGAAGCAAAACAATGAGAAAAGAAATATAATTATACATACATATTTTACACATAATAGAAGTTGCAAAGTGAAAATGAAAGTTAGTCTCAAGATATAGTAGAAGGCCAACATATCTCAACAAAGAAACAAGAGAAGATACAAATATGGTGATTACACCACATATCTGCTTCTTTCACTAACTTAACATTGGCAATCGGTTTAGAAGATCTAAGGCTCTATATATTTCGCCTCATGCTTTTCTCTTTCTAACCAGTACTAAACTAAACTACTAGTATCAGTGAgagaaaagcatgaaagaaactTGCGACACAGCTAGGGTTTTTGCAGGCATATAATGCTGATGGCCTTGTGATGGGGATGTATGTGTTTCTCTCTTTCCTTTTGAAATTATCTTCGTCTTACATTTGCATTCTTTTCAAGCCTCTTTTTAGGACTCCAATTCCAATTTGATCAGCGAGGGAAGGCTTTAACCATTGCTGTGGCACATGgccacagtctctctctctctctctctctctctctctctgtgtgtctctctctctctctctctccccctgcgGCTGTCTTGGCTTCTGGTCTAATTGTTGGTGAGGAGTGCCAGACACTTTGTTCATGGAGAACTCTTCTTTGTCTCATTCTAAGATCTGATCGCACCGCAAACTGTTGCTGAAACATAGCTGCTTCCCTTTGTCACTTATAATGAAGACACCAGTTTATTGGCTGGACATCtgctccctcctctctctctctctctctaacccaACCCCACTCGTGAATAAATTACCCTAATAAATACATGATGGTACGGCTAACATACATGGCCAGCTACGTCCCTCACTTCTACTAACTGTTCCAAATTTATAGCTCAGATTATTCTTCCTTATTTTGCGCaaatttttttgttattaaaTAGATCAAGGAAATCTCAATGGATGAATTTGATAGCCAGGTCTTCTCAATCTTCAATGTCAGCATTAATGCTATATATTGTGGGACAAGCCATGTCACATTAGaaagggttaattatatattaatttttataactaattatttttaatattttgatctttatattttttttaagtttgGGATCTTTATACTTACGAAACTAAAACATTGAGATCCCTATACAAGGTTATAAAGATAATTTCATAAGATTAAAAATGAGGGATTTTATTGgaataacgagattaaatatttcactttcataaatataatgatGTGAATGTAACTTTCGTAAAATAAACGAGACTCAATCAATTAATTAGAGTTAACTAGATCAAGATTAAAGAAAAGATTTTCATGTAGATAGGCCACTATGCcaatatcaaacttcttatacacaCGGACTCAAAGGAGGTCGGCTGATATATCATCCatcaactattatatatatatatatatatatatatatatatatatatataagttgtaACATCTCCAAAAATGCATATGATATTCTTAAGCAGTCTTACATCCTATAAAATTTGAATCTAAATATCTACTTAGCTTCATTGGATGTATTATGTTGTTAAAGGTCGAAGTGTAAGGGGAAACAAATTAAAAAGTTCACCAATGATTTCTAAACGAAACAACCTCTTTCGCATTAGCATGAACAAAAAAATCTGTCGGTCCTAACACGAGTGACTCACTAATTATCTATATAGTTTCCTTTTTAAAATACATataatatcttataatcattttagTGGAAACATAGGCTTTGATCCTTCTACGTTTATTCTTATAAATTCTTATGCCAATAGCATTAAAAAAATCCCTATCAAACcctttatttaaaaaaaagtcatgaaagatgattcatggattatcgcaatgcaagatgagttaaatcaatttgagagaaatgaagtgtagaaacttgttcctaggccaaatgaacatttagttattggttctaaatgggtctttagaaacaagcaagatgaatctggtatcgtggttagaaataaggctagattagtggccaaaggtttcaaccaagaagaaggtatcgattacgaagaaaccttcgctcctatgactagattagaagccataaggatgctccttgcctatgctagtaataacaattttaagttgtttcaaatggatgttaaaagcgcttttcttaatggctttatttctgaagaagtttatgttgaacaacctcccggatttgaaaataaaagcctccataatcatgtatttaaattaaccaaaactctctatggtttaaaacaagccccaagggcttggtacgatagattaagtacttttcttattgaaaataatttcacaaaaataaggtcgataccacattatttatcaaaaattttgaaaataattttctcagtgttcagatttatgttgatgatattatcttcggttctacgaatgaatctctttgtgaatcttttgctaaaaccatgagtctcgaatttgaaatgagtttgatggaaaaattaacatttttcttaggcttacaaattaagcaactaagcaatgacatctttattagccaaactaaatataccttagatttgctaaaaagatttaatatgaatagctcaaaagctattaacactcctatgaccacctccactgagttagaagttgatgaaagtggagaaagcttcgatcaaaaaacttataggggtatgataggaagtttactttacctcactacaactagaccagatatcatattcattgtaggactttatgctaggtttcaatcgaaccctaagatatctcattttaaagcggttaaaagaatacttagatatcttaaaggtaccataaatctaggattatggtatccaaaatccgagaattttgagttaattgcgtatgctgatgcggattttgctgggtgtagattagatagaaaaagcacatcaggatcatgtcaatttttgggacattcccttgtttcctggtcatctaagaaacaaaacttggttgcactatcaataaccgaagctgagtatattgcagttagtgcatgttgtgcacaagttgtgtggatgaaaaacaccttagaagattataaagtcaatcttaaaaatattcccattaaatgtgataacacaagtgtaatatgtttaacaaagaatctcattcaacactcaagaacaaaacatattgatattagacatcacttcatacgagatcatgccactaatcatgatgtaatcatagagttcattgatactaagcatcaactagctgatatttttacaaaacctctaagcgaagaacaatttgatttcattagaagagaattaggaatgttaatgtgtccgaatgcataaacttgttaaaatcat
Protein-coding regions in this window:
- the LOC103985300 gene encoding cyclin-D4-1-like translates to MVPSYDYASSALLCVEDNSCILGFDDGDGDNDEDEEHTRGCVSQQKRCDFYGDFPTGFPPQSDECLAFMVERETAHMPREDYAERLRSGSLDLSIRRDAIDWILKVHAHYNLGPLSAYLSVNYLDRFLSTYDLPEGKAWMTQLLSVACLSLAAKMEETDVPLCLDLQVGEAKYVFEARTIRRMELLVLSTLKWRMQAVTPFSFIDFFLNKFSGGSVPTEAAICRSMELILSTIRGSDLLEFRPSETAAAITVLVLEQTQTMDVEKAVSGCIQVSKDQVLRCYQVIIDMELRRNRELKNDSISLKNDSPIGVLDAACLSYKSDERTAESHVTCHHSSASKRRKISRP